AATAGGTTCCTTTCAACACTGGTCGCATGCTACAGTACAAACTGAAACTATGTGTTCGTTTTGGCTGTTAATTTACCCAAAAATGGCATTTTGGAGGCCTgaaaatgcattttgttttttCTAAACAACACTTATCATCTCTGTGTAAATTACAATTACTCACAAACTGTGAATACGGTGATGTCATGTGCATGGGCAACTATACTAGTGTGCATAATACAGTGTTTTTATGGATCTGTGTGAACTGAGATCATTTTAAAAACCTTGTTGTCTCTGTACATGAAAAACACGAAGGAAAACTGAACAGTTAAAGGAaaacttttaacatttttgAATGCATGCTACTGTTTAAGGCAATGACCAGTGCCAGTAGTTCACATGAATCACTGTTCTTCAAAGTTCAAGTTTCATACAAGCTTTGTGTGAAGAGCAGACTGAATTTGGTTCATTTGGACCAATAACAGCCCCTGGCCACTTTATGCTTTTATTTGATCAAAAGTGCATATACTGTATTCATATTCAAACACCTcaaattattttatatgttGTTAAATGATGCATTCATATATAATGGGTCACATGTGTGTTGATTAGGCATTACGTACAATATGCGAGTATACAAAAGGTATTCACTGTACCAGCAGTAAAACTACAGTAAGTGGAAGTTCTAATGCACAAAAATCTCTTTGGTATTATTTTCAAGTTCATGTCTTAATGCTCCTGACCCATTTAAGATGCCATTAACCAGACAATGAGCTGTTATATAAAAACAGACAATGCCTGTGTGTCCACTAACATTTGACTCATGGAAGTAGGTACTTATGCACTTACGTCCCGGGTCAATCAAATAACCTAAATGTAAAGGGCAGGGTTTTACATTGCAGTGTTAAGCTGTAACTGTATCAGCGTTGGCCAGCGCTTGAAGTTCAGGGAACAGAAGCGGTCTTTAAAAGGTTCCCTGGCCTGggtctgacctgtttgtgcaggCTCTCCAATTCCACCTCGAGGGTCTGCATGAAGCGTTGTCTCTCGGTGAGCTCACTTTGAGCTCCTCTCAGGGCTTCATTGCTCTGCCGTACCTGCGTCTGCACCGTCTCCAgctatacacaaacacacacatacacagttgTTGCATGAAACATATTACATAACAGAAAAGAACACACAACACAGTACATCCTGTAATGCTTTAGTGCATCCCTTGTTAAGTCATTAATgcctttttaaacagttttagtGTTACAGTAGTGGTATAAGCTTAAATGTAAATAGAACAGCATTCAATTGTTATTTTTACTCCCAAAAAAAGTTTGCACTTCTGCGACCGAGCCCTCGCTAAAGTGTGTTTGGATGTGTGCATAGGGGCCTACTACTTTGAATCTATAGTAGTAGTATCAAATAACCATGCTTTAACAATGGTAACCATGTTTGTTTGGTTTAATTTGTAGTAGAACCCCGGTAACCACAAATTAACCATAGTTTAACTATGCATTTAGTTTAACATAGTTTAACACTGCAGATATAGAAATGGCCACCAATCTGCCATctttacttttaataaattaaaactaTGGTTAGTTTTCTTAAAAGCAGATGTTATGGCATTTGATATATAATAGTACTAAATTCGGTAACATGtttataagactgacatgacaccttcataatcatgacatgacacataTTATGAACATGAAgtagattttatgcacattatgacaactgtcattaagtgtcatttgttcaatgatgtcatttttaatgcaaagatgacattgtttgaaatgtctttgttatgacaacttgacataaaccaatatatcATAACTTTCCATGAATCTTAATTAAttcatttaatgtaattaactgtttTTGCAGCTATATTAACCCATTagtgtactgttttcatttaattttacgtgaactgtagctgaggtcaagaaaaatattcatgatgctgttattaaactatagtattaacacttaatgatattttaatgacaaatttaatttgtatcactggtaaaaagtgctCAGTTAtattgtcttggtaatgtcaagttgtcataacaagttatgatgtattagTTTATGTCAAgatgtcataacaaagacatctcaagcaatgtcatctttgcattgaaatgacataattgaacgaaTTGAACATaattgtcataaacgtgcataaattctccttcatgtttatgtgtcatgtcatgattatgaaggtgtcatgtcaggcttatgaacaccccttcaagtaaagtgttaccctaaATTTATTTCAGATAGACCTATTTACATGTTTGTACTGCAGACTACCGTAGTATTATCataggaaatgtaaaaaataattactTATTAGCATGGCATGTGTAATGCACcatgttatttttatatattctatatttagTAGAAAACAATTTTGTTAGCATGGTATTGTCCAAAAACCTTATATACCATGTTATTAATTCCATGTTATTTTCAAAGTATCATATAAACACTGTGGTTTTACTTCTTAAATACTTATAAAATACCAGGGTATTACCATAGTACATGTTCAAAAACCCTGACTGACATGGTTCCAAGTTCAATAAGTTGTGTTTTTAAGTGCTTTAGGAATATCCGGTACCATTGCATCACCATGGTAACATCCAAAatgtgcaatgtgggacttttagcggcatctagcagtgagactGTGCAAACAATGGCTCTGTCCAGAGCTCAGCCCTCCTTTTCGAAATGCATAGTAAAGCTACGGTAGCTTCCACGGGACAAACGCGTAATCTTCTGAGACAACAAAAacgcagtttgtccatttagggctactgtaaaatAATGGCGGAATGAAATGGCGACTTCGATGTAAGGGGACCTGTGGTGTATGTAGATCAAAAGTACTCATTTTAAGGTGATAAAAAACATAccgttcattatgtaaggtcactgataatatagttgtgtatattatattgcatttctgttaagatatacatttaaaagtcccacattgcacctttactTTGTAAGCGAAATGTGATCAGTGTTTCAGGAACTCTAAATGGAAATCCTGGTACTGATTCCGTTCCCCTGAAGAAACTGACCTTCTTACGGTACCAGCTCTCAGCCTCCTCcttgttcttctgaacaatgccTTCGTACTGAGTCCTGAGCTCAGACATAATTGTACCCAGATCAGGCCCGTAGGCCGCATCCACCTCAACGTTGACTTCCTCTTGAGCGATCCGGGCCCTGAGGCTGTCCATTTCCTATAGAGACAGTAAAGAAATACATGGAAGATACAGATGTTGAATGACTAAACAAACCATAGTTTGGAATTGACAAAAACAGTTTGTCCAATGAGatatttaaacatgtttgaGCAAGTTAAAAGTGCGTACATTGTGTGTTTGAACATTGGGGTGCGGTTTGTGTTTGAAGTTTTGAGGTCGTATGGAGTGAATGTTTGGAATTTGATACAACGTGGTGGCACAAGGTAGGTGGAAGTTGCTTCATTATTAACTTCTTCTCAATGAATTTTTAATAGTGTTGATCTCACGTTGCTCGCAAAAGCCACTCGCACAAACAGAAAAACCCTCCTGATATTATACGATCACTGGAGTGTGCCACACAATGTGTTGTTCACACAATGGACGATAATGATAACTATAAATATAGCTTTAACTATAAATATAGCGgagttcacaccacaactataaGGATAAAGATACGATGAACAATAACATTTTAGATCATTtctcataatacattttttgtgactGTAACACTACAACGCGcacttttaaaattaacataatgttagcatcaCCTGTTAGCACAGACGCTAATATATCACAGTATGAATACACAGTTATTCTCCAAATACACCCGGAAAGTATGCCTGCatgaatattaacaattactttttcttatttataaaataatacttGGGGGTTTTTTTTTCCAATCAACAACTGTCAAGGTGGGCAAGACAACTAAAACAGCATCTTGCAAAGCATGCTAGCTTAGCCTGCAACATAGTCATAGCAAGCTGCCTGAATAatagagtgccgcagggatgacatatttttgtaggccaaacCAGAAGTTATCAAGACACTGGTAAGGAAATTTACGAGCCCCAAAGGtaacattggagtaaaaaaatctaaagtttagttttgtgtgTTCACGTGAAACGTTCGCAGGCTCACGTGAAACCTTTATGTGTAGAATGTTTTGTAAAAGTTTAATTTCGTGGGTTTTTTTGCTTTCatgtgcgcacgcgatagtttcacgtgcgcgtgcaaaagtttcacatgcgcaTACGAAACTAAAcatgatagtttcacgtgcgcacgcaatagtttcacgtgtgcacgcgaaactaacctttatttaattttttctccatgccccttaggggctccgtagtaAATACTCTGTGGATGAATATTTGTTGGGAATTGAGTTCATGTTGCCTTGTTTTTGAGATCTTCATGCGTGATGATGTTTAAAAACCATGACAACGTTTGTAGTCCCATGAAACAACTTGTTAGCAACAGCCTTTTTAAAGacactttaaagctttaaaacgTAACAACTGTGGTATTACTGCTTTGTTTAATGTCGaagaataaaacataaaaacattttggGCTTATATTAACCTGTTATGTTAATGTCCTCTCGTTCTGAGTTGTGGGGAATATCAGTAAGTTGCTTGTCCATGGATATACACTTCGAATGTTCACCTTAAACAGTAGACCACCCAGAAACTTTATGGAAActtattttaacatactatgaCTGCAGACATATTAATTCCTAATTTCAAATACTATTTAGGATGGGACGCAGTGTCATTCTGGCCTTCAAATAACAATTAACATACGTTTGACTCTATGGCAGAAGTGTAGCTGTGAAGCCCATCTTATATTACATTATACAAAGAAGCCGTAGGGATTGAGTTACGAGTGGCTCCGATAATAGCCCTGTCAAAGACAACCAATAATTTGAGATGCTTTAAAGGTTTTACAAGCCAGTCACACAGATACTCCCTGCATTCTTATGGGCACAAAAGTTGAACTTTTGTGGTTGCTtgatacaaaaataaaatttccaCTGATGGCAATGAATTTAAGAAACCACTGAACTTTGGCTTGCATGCTAGTTTGTGAACTGAAGGAATGTCGGAATGAGGAACATCAGTAAGATAAAGCATTAGTCATTGCATATGTTAGGTGGATCTCTGACCTCCTCATGGTTCTTCTTCAGGAAGTAGAGCTCCTCTTTCAAGCTGTCCAGATCACCACGAAGTGTGGCGATGATCTGGTCATGATCAGACTTGGCTTTTTTCAGGGCCACACAGTCCCGTTCCACTGACTGACACATGGCGCTCTCCGTCTCCCATCTAGGACGTAAGCAAACACATGCAGTCTATACCTACTATAATTCCTCAGCAGATGTTCAAAGATGGGTTTTTTGGAATGTCACACTTACTTAATTCGGAAATCATCTGCAGCCAGCTTGGCGTTATCAATTTCCAGCATGATGCGTGCGTTCTCCAGGGTTTTCTTCCTTACCTATGATATACAACAGATGGAGATGGTAAAAATATGTCTTTCTTCCTTATTTATTTAATAGATTGAAAGCTCAAATCAAATAATCACAGTGAGAGTGGAGTTAATTATTGAAGACATTTGGTTGGCACACTTACAAAAACGCTACGCATGGGGCAACCTGCTCATGTTGCTTTACTCAACTGGCACAACGGTGATAGGAAAATAACAATCTAGGTTAGGCTATAACCTAACCGAACTTACAGCAATCTCTGTTAACCATCAGAAAGACCACTTTTGCTAACCAGTGTGGGAACTCGTGGTGGGTTTGGACCTTGGAAACAAATCCAGAGGTTTGACCACTACAGGAACGCTTTTATGCATCTTCTCCGACAGACTGGGGTTATAAAGTATTATTTAGAAATGACTTTCCCTTTTCCTGTTTTATCTTCTATTACTTTCCTGTTAAAGGGTAACTGTTTAGTCTAAGAGCAGGTAATCATTTACTCTAACAAGTACACCCCATAAGGACATGGCTGCTTACAGTTTCAGGGTGTGTGTGTACTTACATTCCTCGACTATGAAAAGTTTCCTTTATGGTAAGATGGCAAAATATATGCGCATACGTTTACATTTACGCTTTTGGCAGACACTtgtatccaaagcgacttacggatttttttatcagtatgtgtgttccctgagtTCAAACCCACAATCTTTTCCGCTTCTTGTCGTGCCGCACTACCaacttgggtgtgcattattttcttataattcaacgacCCGTTgttaattattccttacatatgcCGCAGTAAAAAATACTACCATTTAACCATAGTTTGTGGGATTTTAAGCACATACTTCCTGTTCCACGGCATGTGCTTGGGCCAACATGGAGTCGATGTCGTGCCCTTTGGGTACACGCTCCAGCATCAGCTGCTTGATCCTTAGCTCCAGGTCAGCGTTGGACTTCTCCAGAGATCGGACCTTGTCCAGGTAGTTGGCCAGGCGGGTGTTGAGGCTCTGCATGGCCTCTTTCTCATTGGTGCTGTTCCCGTGCAGGCCGTTGAGGGACAGGTTGCTCAAGCCGTTCAGATCTGACAAGCTCATGGAGGAAGAGCGGGACAGGGGCTTGGAGGCAGCAAATGAGACGGCGGCTTTAGAGCGAACGCGTCCGCTTTCCCTCAGAGACATGCTGGAGAAAGAGGGCTGCCGGCCCAGAGACAAGCTCCGTACTGAGAAACTAGATGACATGGTCTCTGTGAAAGACAATGATAGATAAGAGTCTCAcatattagtttagtgaagatGTATCTAAGATTTACAGATTGAGCTGTGATGGTACATAAGACAACAGATTGAAAAACATCTTCAGGTTAAAACACTGTGCAAACAGACTTTCCTTTTACTCTTCTATGCTGGATTTAACAACTAAGTAAATGTCCAACCTGTATAAGAAATGACTTCTCAACTCTGTACTGTTTTAAGAGAGTCAGCTCACACCTTCATAATCAATTCATCTCCTGTCATGAGATGACACCATCTGACAGCCCTGCTACTATAGCAGAACTCTGGACTGAATGAGGCTTTATGCTGACATAGGACTCATATATGACCTGTCTGTGAAcacttgttttttgttttctacataaaatcatcctacataacattgtgtaaaaatataaccttgatatctttaatattgactgagtaagatcaaaCTTTAATGCATAACCTAATttcattattagattatgagactgtaGCCTGGATTTTCACAgacagtgtcacatatttacaGGTACAGAACTCATATACAGATAATTAGAAGAAACACATGAAGTCGTTTAAATCAGATGTGGAGCAAAATATTTTGATAGAATTCATGTTACTGATTGTCAAACAAATGCACATGAATTCTTCCAGGTTGAAATGCTTGGGCGCAATCTGTAACctgtttatgttttctttttggtTAGATATTAAGTGCATCATACAAAGCACAAAACCTTATTGAAGATGTGATATGTAAATGGAGAATGCATTGTTGCTTTGTTTTGGCACAAGTTATGACAGTTAACCAGTCACCTTACACTAATGTGAGGTTTGTTGTCGTGGAGACAATGCTGCTCATGTCATTTGTGAGGGGAAATGGCATGTGAGACGCCCTTAAAGATTTTGAAATGATTTACAATAATAGTAGAGTCATTTCACTGTGTTGATTTTAAGTTGAGACCTCGCAGCGTATAATgtgcaaacaaaaacaaatcagGATACTAGAAAAGTTATTATGTGTCAtcttgtgttgattttgtgttaaaataaataaaagtgacaacacaagttatattaaaagtatacaaaatgtgttgtttcaataataatatAGAGATGTGTCTAGGACAATACATTTAGTGTGTTTtcccaaaaataacacaaattgtGTTGCTTTTACACCTCTCACACATGTCTCACCAAACAAGTGAGAAGTGAGAACAAAATTGTGCACTGTAATCTGCATTTCATTACATATGAGaaataatgtatgtttttaATATGGTGGTGATAAATGCTCCTGCCATCTCCTAAATACCAAAGTACACGAAAGTGTGAGAAAAATCTTTAGAGATGTATTTTTTGTATGGAAACAATCTTTAAATATGTATTGTACATACCAATAAATTGCTTTGACCCTGCATCATAATATGAGCAACTTTTGTCATAACTGTAATATTGTGTAATAAtaagcaaatatatatatatgaataaataaagacTGTTCCAGATAACACTCaagatacactgcaaaaaatgactttcttacttagtatttttgtcttgttttcagtagaaatatctaaaaattcttaaattaagatgctttttcttgatgagcaaaatgaccttagtaaataagtctagttttaagacaaataatatacaattgaagtgaaattgtccttaaaacaagcaaaattatctgccaatggggtgataaaaaaaaagtgaaataagctttcttttttcttaaacacttcattcaagtaaaattttctcaccccattggcagatatttttgcttgttttaagcacaaattcacttaaattgtatatctTTTGTCaaaaaactagtattattttcttaggtcattttgctcatca
This window of the Paramisgurnus dabryanus chromosome 10, PD_genome_1.1, whole genome shotgun sequence genome carries:
- the LOC135779534 gene encoding keratin, type I cytoskeletal 18, which translates into the protein MSSSFSVRSLSLGRQPSFSSMSLRESGRVRSKAAVSFAASKPLSRSSSMSLSDLNGLSNLSLNGLHGNSTNEKEAMQSLNTRLANYLDKVRSLEKSNADLELRIKQLMLERVPKGHDIDSMLAQAHAVEQEVRKKTLENARIMLEIDNAKLAADDFRIKWETESAMCQSVERDCVALKKAKSDHDQIIATLRGDLDSLKEELYFLKKNHEEEMDSLRARIAQEEVNVEVDAAYGPDLGTIMSELRTQYEGIVQKNKEEAESWYRKKLETVQTQVRQSNEALRGAQSELTERQRFMQTLEVELESLHKQVAALEGNLGETGQKYSMEMERLQVTLGQLEDNLSQLRLEMQRTKTDYEQLLRIKQNLEMEIATYRRLLEGEEAVKEKPLPPPKKEPDVRTRKIVKVVTQTMINGKVVDESSEVEQIEESKK